ATCATCACTTAAGAGCGCTGGAGagtaaagtgtttaaattgTTGATAGATAGTCAAAATCTCACCATGATGGCATTGACGATGtcgttgttgttatttttcagGGCCCGAACAGCCTTCGCCCTCGACACGTTGGCTTGTGACATGACGAGTTCGATGTCCTTGACCTCAACTCCGGTCTCATCAACCTATGAAAATAATCAATGCAAACATTAATCATCTCTCCAACACAAAGCCATGCCCATCTTCATTTGACTAAACTGCATCTCACCTCTTCTTCTTCGCTTTCCTCCTGTACTGTTGGCGTCTGTGTGTTTTCCTGGACGTTTGATACAGTTTCTCCCGGTACCTTGAATTTTTCTGCAGCGGCCAGCTGGGCTTGCTGGGAAAGATCTTCAATCTGAGGAAAGCAGTGAGGAAGTTAAGAGGTCAGCACATCATTTAGCAAAAATATTTAGCTTATGAATGCGGTGATGAAGTCCATTTGCCTGCATTACACAAAGCTAAGACTACACACACTCAGCAGCTCTACTGACAAACCCTGACAACTGGTATTGTTGTTGGCGCGTTACCTTAGCTTCCCCGAAGACGATGTATGTATCTGATGCAGGGCTCTTGTAGACATCTGGTTTGGTGATGACGAACAAGATGTTCTTTGACTTGCGAATGGTGACCCTAGTGACTCCTGTTACCTGCCTGAGACCAAGCTTTGACATTGCCTGAAAGAAATGGAAGTAAATTTATCAAATCTAATCTTTAGACGTACAGAATGTTTATAGAGCACTGAGTGAACTGGGACTGTTACCTTTCGTGCCTTCTTTTCACTGCGGCTCTGTTTGGCTTTGCTGACAGGTTCCTCATCTATTTCGGCAGCTGCTGCAAGCTAAAGTAGAATTTACATTAAGTGTTTTACACCAACGAGTAAATGCAGAATCAGCGATTAGATACGTTTTATATTCATCTCTTCTCAGGACAGAAAGGCTGGCTTCAGTAGGTTCAGAAGAACGAAAGTCACTGTGTAAATCATCAGTGAAGAGTCAATGACGGACACCTATACCAGTGAACACAATAAACCAGACTCAAGTCTCACCTGAGCttgctgtgtctgtgtctgtgcagagTCCTGTTCCTCCAGCTCAGGGACTGAGTCGTCGCTGTCCGACTCAGTGCCGGATCCTGTAGAGACCAACAGAAAAACTGTCACAATGTGCCACTTAGGTTACATGTGTACACCTGAAAGTTAATCTGAAGGTAAGCTGCACCAATATTGTGGAACAAAGTACTTCGATTCAAAACAGCACATTTTCTGTCATCTTATTACCATTATAGTAATTTTCCTCAGGACTTTGAGAACATAATCTCTTTCCAGCCAAAAAAGCCATTTCCAAACTTGATCAGACAACACATGATAATACCAGCATTGACCTGCActacattttaaacaaacagtAACCAATAGAACTAATGCATTCCAAAACCAGGAGCACACTTGCCAAAATCTAATAGCATCTTATATTTTAGCATCTATAGGAGATATATTTATTTCGCAAGCTAACCTTTGTAAGAGAAAAGCATATTTAAGCATCCGAACATCTTTCAGAACGCTAacagatggggggggggggggggggggggggggggggggggaagaaaccccaaaacaaacagacgGCACAAGAGGAGAGAAAGGAGGAAATACCATTATTGTTCTTGTCGTTCACAGGCTCCATCTTGGCTGGGGTTTTAGCAGGTGTGGGGACAGGCTTAGGTGGCGAGACAGGTTGAGGAGGAGTTGAAGTAATTAACTCAACCTCAGGTTTAACAGGGGCAGGTTTTGCAACTGCCTCAGCAAACGTGAGTTTACGGGGAGCTGGGTTAGGAACAGCAGGCTCAACTGGAGTGGGCTTTAAGGGAGCAGGTGAAGGGTCTGCAACTGGTTTTACAGGTTTAGCAACCTCAGCTGATGCTGCACTAACATCCACCACTTTGGCTGGCTTGATATCTTCAGCTGGCTTATGTGCTGCAGCTGTCATGTTAACATCAGCAGGGGCAGACATGACCTCTGCGTTTGGCTTTGCAGCCTTAGGAGCTGCAGTTTTAATCTCTTCAGCTTGTTTAGGAACCTTGTTGGGGCCAGATTTGGCCTCAGCCACTGGCTTAGGTGTCTTCTTGGAGGCACATTTGGCTGCCTTAGTGGCCTCAGTGGTTGTAGAGTTGGCTTCAAACAGTGGCTTAACGGTCTCTGAAGGAGCAGGTTTGGCCTCGGCCGCTGCCTTCGCATTCTCTGAGGGAGCCGGTTTGGCCTCGGCCGCTGCCTTCGCATTCTCTGAGGGAGCCGGTTTGGCCTCGGCCGCTGCCTTTGCATTCTCTGAGGGAGCCGGTTTGGCCTCGGCCGCTGCCTTCGCATTCTCTGAGGGAGCCGGTTTGGCCTCGGCCGCTGCCTTCGCAGTCTCTGAGGGAGCCGGTTTGGCCTCGGCCGCTGCCTTCGCAGTCTCTGAGGGAGCCGGTTTGGCCTCGGCCGCTGCCTTCGCAGTCTCTGAGGGAGCCGGTTTGGCCTCGGCCGCTGCCTTCGCAGTCTCTGAGGGAGCCGGTTTGGCCTTCGCAAGTGGTTTAGCTACATTTGGGGCTTTGTCGACAGTTGCTGGCTTACTGGCCTCTATGGGAGCAGGTTTGGCCTCAGCTGTCTGCTTAGCAGTCTCAGTAGGCACAAGTTTGGCCTCAGCTACTGGCTTAGTTTCTGCAGGAGCAGGTTTTTCCTTGGCAGGTGGTTTAGTTCTATTAGAAGCTTTGTCAGCAGCCTCAGCAGAAGCAGTTTTGGCCCCAGGAGCTGGCTTAGCAGCCTGGGTAGGAGCAGGCTTGCTTGGGGTTTCCACCACAACCTCCTCAACTTTGCCAGGGTTTGCTGGTTTAGTCTTGGAACCTGCTTTAGGAGCTTTGACAGGAGCTGGTTTAGCAACATCATCAGCTACAGCTGATATTTCAGAAGACACCTTAGCAACTTCAGTGGGAGCTGATTTTACTGGGGCTGCTTCAGCAACCTTAACAGGCTTTGGCTTGTCTGCCTTTGGTTTAACTGGTGTCTTTGTAGCCTCTACAGGAGCAGAACTGCAGCTCTCAGCATTAGGCTTAGGAGATGTAGCAGGCTTTGTACCTTGTTTCTCAACAGGAGATGCACAAGCTGGCATTTTAACTGGTTTCTCAGGTGGGATAAGGGGAGGGAGCTCATCGTCAACAGATGCAATAAGTGGAGCATTTTTCAACAAGGTTGCTTTAACATCAGCTGACTTAGGAGGACTAGAGGCAATAGTATCTGAAAATGATACTGGTGCTGCAACAGCAGGCTTTGAGGTAACTTTAAAAGCAGGTGGCACTGCACCAGCCTTTGTCGCACCTGGTGATGGGGTTTTTGTCTCACTCAGGGCAGGTTTAGCATCATCAGCTACATTATGCTTGAGGCTAGGCTCTGTTGGCTTTTCATCAACTCCTGTGGCCTTGCACTCGGGGACAGGAGCAGGCACAAATGCCTCTCCCTTTTTAGCCTTACCCTGTTTGCCAGCCTTGACAACTTTTGGGCCTGAACGGTTACCCTGATTAGCAGAGGAGCTGCCAGGTGAGGCAGCAAGGGGAGATGGCAAAGGTGACAATGGAGTAGAGGAGGGAGTTGATTTTGGCGAGGTAGGAGAGGACGAAGAGACAGACATAGAGGAACGCTTTCTTCTGCCAGGGACAGCCTTTGGGGCAGA
This region of Maylandia zebra isolate NMK-2024a linkage group LG20, Mzebra_GT3a, whole genome shotgun sequence genomic DNA includes:
- the naca gene encoding nascent polypeptide-associated complex subunit alpha isoform X3, which codes for MPGEATETVPVTEQEMQQPQVETGSGTESDSDDSVPELEEQDSAQTQTQQAQLAAAAEIDEEPVSKAKQSRSEKKARKAMSKLGLRQVTGVTRVTIRKSKNILFVITKPDVYKSPASDTYIVFGEAKIEDLSQQAQLAAAEKFKVPGETVSNVQENTQTPTVQEESEEEEVDETGVEVKDIELVMSQANVSRAKAVRALKNNNNDIVNAIMELTM
- the naca gene encoding nascent polypeptide-associated complex subunit alpha isoform X1; translated protein: MPGEATETVPVTEQEMQQPQVETATPPAPASSKQPEASSGPAKPKGKNAKSAQGASAPKAVPGRRKRSSMSVSSSSPTSPKSTPSSTPLSPLPSPLAASPGSSSANQGNRSGPKVVKAGKQGKAKKGEAFVPAPVPECKATGVDEKPTEPSLKHNVADDAKPALSETKTPSPGATKAGAVPPAFKVTSKPAVAAPVSFSDTIASSPPKSADVKATLLKNAPLIASVDDELPPLIPPEKPVKMPACASPVEKQGTKPATSPKPNAESCSSAPVEATKTPVKPKADKPKPVKVAEAAPVKSAPTEVAKVSSEISAVADDVAKPAPVKAPKAGSKTKPANPGKVEEVVVETPSKPAPTQAAKPAPGAKTASAEAADKASNRTKPPAKEKPAPAETKPVAEAKLVPTETAKQTAEAKPAPIEASKPATVDKAPNVAKPLAKAKPAPSETAKAAAEAKPAPSETAKAAAEAKPAPSETAKAAAEAKPAPSETAKAAAEAKPAPSENAKAAAEAKPAPSENAKAAAEAKPAPSENAKAAAEAKPAPSENAKAAAEAKPAPSETVKPLFEANSTTTEATKAAKCASKKTPKPVAEAKSGPNKVPKQAEEIKTAAPKAAKPNAEVMSAPADVNMTAAAHKPAEDIKPAKVVDVSAASAEVAKPVKPVADPSPAPLKPTPVEPAVPNPAPRKLTFAEAVAKPAPVKPEVELITSTPPQPVSPPKPVPTPAKTPAKMEPVNDKNNNGISSFLSSCAVCLFWGFFPPPPPPPPPPPIC